A single window of Anaerotignum faecicola DNA harbors:
- the tkt gene encoding transketolase: MLMNIKEETINTLRFLSADAIEKAKSGHPGLPMGSAPMAYTLWAEKMNHSPENPNWPNRDRFVLSAGHGSALLYSLLHIFGYGVTIEDLKNFRQKGSKTPGHPEYGVTCGVETTSGPLGQGIAIAAGFALAESRLAAEFNKPDYDVYNHYTYALCGDGCLMEGVSSEAASLAGTMGLGKLIVLYDSNNITIEGSTDSAFTENVRKRFDAYGWQTLFVSDGNDTEAIAKAIDEAKAETSKPTLIEIKTLIGFGAPNKQGKASAHGEPLGADEIKSAKANLGFNHNEDFCVPSEVKSHMENIIKSLGEKEKAWQEMFLKYRAEFPEMAEKWDTFHSADLPCSLIDNDDFWTYEGDTATRASSEKALQKLSKLVPNLFGGSADLGPSNKSVMKDREYYSKDNPSGSNIHFGVREFAMTAMANGVALHGGLRPYVASFFVFSDYMKAGLRLSALMGLPVISIMTHDSIGVGEDGPTHQPIEQLAALRSMPNYTVFRPCDSKETAAAWYMALTRKTSPSALVLTRQNLPLLEETGKNALKGGYVLKDCEGAADILLMASGSEVELIYKAHEILKGKGIKSKVISMISWEVFDEQSSEYKESVMPKGVTKRLAVEAASGFGWHKYTGLDGEIISMETFGDSAPAKELFKEFGFTVENVVETAERMVNGTVSK, translated from the coding sequence ATTTTAATGAATATCAAAGAGGAAACAATAAACACGCTTAGGTTTTTAAGCGCAGACGCTATTGAAAAAGCAAAAAGCGGCCATCCCGGCCTTCCTATGGGTTCGGCCCCTATGGCCTATACTCTTTGGGCAGAAAAGATGAACCACAGCCCGGAAAATCCAAACTGGCCGAACCGCGACCGTTTTGTTTTAAGCGCCGGCCATGGTTCAGCGCTTTTATATTCCCTTTTGCACATATTCGGCTACGGCGTGACCATAGAGGATTTAAAAAATTTCCGACAGAAAGGCAGCAAAACCCCAGGACATCCCGAATACGGCGTAACATGCGGCGTTGAAACAACGTCGGGGCCTTTGGGGCAGGGCATCGCCATAGCGGCCGGTTTTGCCCTTGCCGAAAGCCGTTTGGCTGCGGAATTCAATAAGCCCGACTACGACGTATATAACCATTATACATACGCCCTTTGCGGCGACGGATGTCTTATGGAAGGCGTTTCCTCCGAGGCCGCTTCCCTTGCGGGCACAATGGGGCTCGGCAAGCTTATTGTCCTTTACGATTCCAATAATATAACGATAGAAGGCTCGACGGATTCAGCCTTTACAGAGAACGTGCGCAAACGATTCGACGCTTACGGCTGGCAGACGCTTTTTGTAAGCGACGGCAATGATACCGAAGCCATAGCAAAAGCCATTGACGAAGCGAAAGCCGAAACTTCAAAGCCTACTTTAATAGAAATAAAAACTCTCATAGGTTTCGGCGCGCCTAATAAACAAGGCAAAGCCTCGGCCCACGGCGAACCTCTCGGCGCCGACGAAATAAAATCGGCAAAAGCAAATCTCGGCTTTAACCATAACGAAGATTTTTGTGTTCCTTCCGAAGTTAAAAGCCATATGGAAAACATTATTAAATCCCTCGGCGAAAAAGAAAAAGCATGGCAGGAAATGTTTTTAAAATACCGTGCCGAATTTCCCGAAATGGCCGAAAAATGGGATACGTTCCACAGCGCCGATCTTCCGTGCAGCCTCATTGACAACGACGATTTCTGGACATATGAAGGCGATACCGCAACAAGGGCGTCGTCCGAAAAAGCGCTTCAAAAGCTTTCAAAGCTTGTGCCAAACCTTTTCGGCGGCTCGGCAGACTTAGGCCCTTCAAACAAATCAGTTATGAAGGACCGCGAATATTATTCAAAAGATAATCCTTCAGGTTCAAACATACATTTCGGAGTAAGGGAATTTGCAATGACGGCAATGGCAAACGGCGTTGCCCTTCACGGCGGCTTAAGGCCTTATGTCGCAAGCTTTTTCGTGTTCAGCGACTATATGAAGGCCGGCCTTCGCCTTTCCGCCCTTATGGGGCTTCCCGTTATAAGCATTATGACACACGATTCCATAGGCGTAGGGGAGGACGGGCCTACGCATCAGCCGATAGAACAGCTTGCGGCTTTAAGGAGCATGCCCAACTACACCGTATTCCGCCCGTGCGACTCAAAAGAAACGGCGGCGGCATGGTATATGGCCCTTACAAGGAAAACAAGCCCTTCTGCGCTTGTGCTGACAAGGCAGAATCTCCCTCTGCTTGAGGAAACAGGCAAAAACGCATTAAAAGGCGGCTATGTGCTTAAAGACTGCGAAGGCGCGGCCGATATACTCCTTATGGCAAGCGGCTCGGAAGTTGAACTTATATACAAAGCACATGAAATATTAAAAGGCAAAGGCATAAAATCAAAAGTTATATCAATGATAAGCTGGGAAGTATTCGACGAGCAAAGCAGTGAGTACAAAGAAAGCGTTATGCCTAAAGGCGTTACAAAAAGGCTTGCGGTTGAAGCGGCAAGCGGGTTCGGCTGGCATAAGTATACAGGCCTTGACGGCGAAATAATTTCAATGGAAACTTTCGGCGACAGCGCCCCGGCCAAAGAGCTGTTTAAGGAGTTCGGCTTTACGGTTGAAAACGTGGTTGAAACCGCTGAAAGAATGGTAAACGGAACTGTTTCAAAATAA
- the thrC gene encoding threonine synthase, translating into MDKINYIGTRDKNIKATASEAILKGICSDGGLFIPEKFPKPDKSLEELSKLGYCDLAYEILKLYLTDFTEDELRFCINNAYDEKFDTPEIAPVAEKGGVSILELFHGRTIAFKDMALSILPYLMKTAAKKNGMDKEIVILTATSGDTGKAALEGFADVEGIKIIVFFPEDGVSPVQKLQMTTQEGKNTCVVGIKGNFDDAQTAVKTIFTDNGLCCELEKKGFVFSSANSINIGRLVPQIVYYFQAYLRMADHGVITIGDEINVVVPTGNFGNILAGYFANKMGLPVKTFICASNENNVLFDFFSTGTYNKNRPFNVTNSPSMDILVSSNLERLLAVAAGQEKCRSLMESLNKTGEYSLDLSDTNIKGEWATQAETNAAIKEMFEKCGYVLDTHTAVAYSAYKKYLAETGDRTKTVIVATASPYKFTKDVLSAIDGKYASMDFFPLMDELEKISGVEIPSPIKGIENREIRHKTVIEKDGIKAFVKDYLTK; encoded by the coding sequence ATGGATAAAATCAATTACATCGGAACAAGGGATAAAAATATTAAAGCCACGGCAAGCGAGGCAATATTAAAAGGTATTTGCAGCGACGGCGGGCTTTTTATACCCGAAAAATTCCCCAAGCCCGACAAAAGCCTTGAAGAACTTTCAAAACTCGGCTACTGTGATTTAGCGTATGAAATATTAAAACTTTATCTTACAGACTTTACGGAAGATGAACTCCGCTTCTGCATAAACAATGCATACGACGAAAAGTTCGACACCCCCGAGATAGCCCCCGTGGCCGAAAAAGGCGGAGTTTCAATACTGGAGCTTTTCCACGGCAGGACAATAGCATTTAAGGATATGGCGCTTTCAATACTTCCTTATCTTATGAAAACAGCCGCGAAAAAGAACGGCATGGATAAGGAAATAGTTATACTTACAGCAACTTCAGGCGACACGGGAAAAGCGGCCCTTGAAGGATTTGCAGATGTCGAAGGCATTAAAATAATAGTATTCTTCCCCGAGGACGGCGTAAGCCCCGTGCAGAAGCTCCAAATGACAACTCAGGAAGGCAAAAATACATGTGTCGTGGGCATTAAAGGCAATTTCGACGACGCGCAGACGGCCGTTAAAACAATATTCACCGATAACGGCCTTTGCTGTGAGCTTGAAAAAAAAGGCTTTGTTTTTTCCTCCGCAAACTCAATAAATATCGGCCGCCTTGTGCCTCAGATTGTGTATTACTTCCAGGCGTACCTGCGCATGGCGGATCACGGCGTTATTACTATAGGGGATGAAATAAACGTTGTTGTGCCGACAGGCAATTTCGGCAATATACTGGCCGGATATTTCGCAAATAAAATGGGACTGCCCGTTAAAACTTTCATCTGCGCCTCAAATGAAAACAACGTGCTTTTCGATTTCTTCTCAACGGGAACCTACAACAAAAACAGGCCGTTCAACGTTACAAATTCGCCTTCCATGGACATACTTGTTTCAAGCAATCTGGAGCGTCTCCTTGCCGTTGCGGCAGGACAGGAAAAATGCCGCTCTCTTATGGAAAGCCTTAACAAAACGGGAGAATACAGCCTTGACCTTTCGGATACGAATATAAAAGGCGAATGGGCAACCCAGGCCGAAACAAACGCGGCGATAAAAGAAATGTTTGAAAAATGCGGATATGTCCTTGACACCCACACGGCCGTCGCATACTCCGCATATAAAAAATACCTTGCCGAAACAGGCGACCGCACAAAAACCGTTATCGTTGCCACGGCAAGCCCTTACAAATTCACAAAAGACGTGCTGTCCGCTATAGACGGAAAATACGCTTCAATGGATTTCTTCCCGCTTATGGACGAGCTTGAAAAAATATCCGGCGTTGAAATACCGTCGCCTATCAAAGGCATTGAAAACAGGGAAATACGCCACAAAACCGTTATTGAAAAAGACGGTATAAAAGCTTTTGTAAAAGATTATCTGACAAAATAA
- a CDS encoding YgiQ family radical SAM protein, which translates to MAFLPINRKEMEERGWDRPDFVYVCGDAYVDHPSFGAAIICRLLEKHGFKICFLAQPDWRTTEDFMRFGCPRLGFLVSSGNIDSMVNHYTVAKKRRQKDYYSPGGKMGLRPDRAVIVYGNKIREAYKNVPIIIGGVEASLRRLSHYDYWDNKIRRSVLLDSGADLLLYGMGEHQIVETAEALDSGIPVNEITFIKGSVYKTKDEGRIYDFIRLPKYNDILKSKTLFAKSFMEQYENTDAVTAKTLVEEYDEWLVVQNPPSPPLKTKELDSVYALEYMRDYHPIYKSEGGIPAIEEVKFSLISSRGCFGNCNFCALAFHQGRVVSSRSHNSILAEAEKIVWDPDFKGYIHDVGGPTANFRHAACKKQEEHGACKNRQCLFPSPCKNLDISHTDYTKLLRKLREIPRVKKVFIRSGIRYDYLIYDKDTAFFNELCKYHISGQLKVAPEHISPAVLNKMGKPGRDVYERFVKKYYEINKKLGMEQYLVPYLMSSHPGSGLKEAVELAEYLRDIGHTPEQVQDFYPTPGTLSTAMYYTELDPRTMEKVYVPKSPHEKAMQRALMQYRMPQNRELVTEALKKAGREDLIGFDKKCLIRPRAFSAEKQSPGKSGFRHDKNAKAPGRQSPKNSAPPKKKTIRNIHKKK; encoded by the coding sequence ATGGCTTTTTTACCTATAAACAGAAAAGAAATGGAAGAACGCGGCTGGGATCGGCCCGACTTTGTATATGTATGCGGCGACGCATATGTCGATCACCCTTCTTTCGGCGCGGCCATAATATGCCGCCTGCTTGAAAAACACGGTTTTAAAATCTGCTTTCTTGCACAGCCCGACTGGCGTACAACCGAGGATTTTATGCGTTTCGGCTGTCCGCGGCTCGGCTTTCTCGTTTCAAGCGGCAACATAGACAGCATGGTAAACCACTACACCGTCGCGAAAAAACGCCGCCAAAAGGATTACTATTCCCCCGGCGGAAAAATGGGGCTTCGTCCCGACAGGGCCGTTATAGTGTACGGCAATAAAATAAGGGAAGCGTATAAAAACGTACCCATTATAATAGGCGGCGTTGAAGCAAGCCTGCGCCGCCTTTCCCACTACGACTACTGGGACAACAAAATACGCCGTTCCGTGCTTCTGGACAGCGGCGCCGATCTCCTGCTGTACGGCATGGGCGAACACCAAATTGTAGAAACGGCCGAAGCCCTGGACAGCGGCATACCGGTAAACGAAATTACTTTTATAAAAGGTTCCGTATACAAAACAAAGGATGAAGGGCGCATTTACGATTTTATACGCCTGCCTAAATACAACGATATATTAAAATCAAAAACTTTGTTTGCCAAAAGCTTTATGGAGCAGTACGAAAATACCGACGCCGTTACGGCCAAAACCCTTGTTGAGGAATACGACGAATGGCTGGTTGTGCAGAACCCGCCTTCACCGCCCCTTAAAACAAAGGAACTGGATTCCGTTTACGCCCTTGAATATATGAGGGATTACCATCCTATATATAAAAGCGAAGGGGGAATCCCAGCCATTGAGGAAGTGAAATTCAGCCTTATCAGCAGCCGAGGCTGTTTCGGCAACTGTAATTTCTGCGCCCTTGCTTTTCATCAGGGCCGCGTCGTATCGTCGCGCAGCCATAACTCCATACTCGCCGAGGCCGAGAAAATAGTTTGGGATCCCGATTTTAAAGGATATATACACGATGTCGGCGGCCCTACGGCAAACTTCCGCCACGCCGCATGCAAAAAACAGGAAGAACACGGCGCATGCAAAAACAGGCAGTGCCTTTTCCCCTCGCCCTGCAAAAATCTGGATATAAGCCATACCGATTACACAAAGCTTTTAAGGAAACTAAGGGAAATACCGCGGGTTAAAAAGGTCTTTATCCGTTCGGGGATACGGTACGACTATTTAATTTACGACAAGGACACTGCATTTTTCAACGAACTTTGCAAATATCATATAAGCGGCCAGCTTAAAGTCGCCCCGGAACATATTTCGCCCGCCGTGCTTAACAAAATGGGCAAACCCGGACGCGACGTTTACGAAAGGTTTGTTAAAAAATATTATGAAATAAATAAAAAACTCGGCATGGAACAGTACCTTGTACCCTATCTTATGAGCAGCCACCCCGGAAGCGGCCTGAAAGAAGCCGTGGAGCTTGCGGAATATCTGCGCGATATAGGCCATACGCCCGAACAGGTGCAGGATTTTTATCCCACGCCCGGCACGCTTTCAACAGCCATGTACTACACGGAACTTGATCCGCGGACAATGGAAAAAGTGTATGTGCCCAAATCCCCCCATGAAAAAGCCATGCAGAGGGCGCTTATGCAGTACCGCATGCCGCAAAACAGGGAGCTTGTCACAGAGGCCCTGAAAAAAGCGGGCCGCGAGGATTTAATAGGATTCGACAAAAAATGCCTTATACGTCCCCGCGCGTTTTCAGCCGAAAAACAGTCTCCCGGCAAAAGCGGGTTCAGGCATGATAAAAATGCAAAAGCGCCGGGCCGCCAATCCCCTAAAAACAGCGCCCCGCCGAAAAAGAAAACCATAAGGAACATCCATAAGAAAAAATAA